In the Vulpes lagopus strain Blue_001 chromosome 16, ASM1834538v1, whole genome shotgun sequence genome, one interval contains:
- the LRRC63 gene encoding leucine-rich repeat-containing protein 63, whose translation MQNHPQLLRRPLPPKLPKLPLSKKKVPTAKTGKTEAKHVKFTHDETTLIRRRKTSFPDAVSGDQSQALVNIQNLFLDHYIPERVTTISISRKSNKSASWHIPETATGSIFFPSSHSASSRIFGKETSQMKISRKSKEAASKITNIYFGDMFKDILILSGPSSTTSQAITPKHKKVGSEYLLSSKDKTYTFKQKLVGPRATVPSPVPELTRVKAERWWSPRFKEKTAVILSITHFPGLISIPSPVLPRKPHRQSLLETQVTESENLESAPRQITPSLSEGIIKSKNQEDSQAHVIHGGGLKTVNVTRYETIITMTNFAIVNCQIYGRNALKLKGFFLMNCPDLTPLASQLIYLNLSFNDLSHFPTEVFCLKNLQILLLRNNPIKEIPSEIQQLKFLRIFSIAFNLITTLPPGLFSLSHLEELDISYNSIDSIPNEIQKLRSLEKLNVDGNDLTSFPPAILKLNLKKIQFENTYTHPTLWKENSLNSPQHLTQLTSFFFLKNNLHKYYDEIPVEIQKLLKCTSRCEWCNGPKFGEGFQVIRSYDVSGATHLPVLFHVCSSSCYRKVKESSFFSENIPSGIIV comes from the exons ATGCAAAACCACCCACAACTACTTCGAAGACCTTTACCTCCCAAACTCCCTAAACTGCCTTTAAGTAAGAAGAAAGTCCCTACAG ccAAGACTGGTAAAACTGAGGCAAAACATGTAAAGTTCACTCATGATGAAACCACTTTAATTCGAAGAAGGAAAACTAGTTTTCCTGATGCTGTTTCAGGAGATCAATCACAAGCCCTTGTCAACATCCAAAATCTCTTTCTCGATCATTATATACCAGAAAGAGTGACTACTATTTCAATATCCAGGAAATCCAATAAGAGTGCCTCCTGGCACATTCCAGAGACTGCTACTGGTTCCATATTCTTTCCAAGCTCTCATTCAGCCTCAAGTCGAATTTTTGGGAAAGAAACAAgccaaatgaaaatttcaagaaaatcaaaagaagcGGCatcaaaaattacaaatatttattttggtgaCATGTTCAAAGACATTCTGATTCTCTCCGGACCTTCAAGCACCACTTCTCAAGCTATTACTCCCAAACACAAGAAAGTTGGCTCTGAGTATCTACTATCATCAAAGGATAAAACCTATACTTTTAAGCAAAAACTGGTAGGTCCACGTGCAACAGTGCCAAGCCCTGTACCAGAACTTACGCGTGTTAAAGCTGAAAGATGGTGGTCTCCACggtttaaagaaaaaactgcTGTGATACTAAGTATTACTCATTTTCCAGGTCTCATCTCCATACCATCACCAGTATTGCCAAGAAAACCTCACAGACAGTCTTTGTTAG aaactcAAGTAACAGAGTCTGAAAATCTAGAAAGTGCTCCAAGGCAAATCACGCCAAGCCTTTCTGAAG gtATCATTAAATCTAAAAACCAGGAAGACTCACAGGCACATGTTATACATGGTGGAGGTCTTAAGACTGTTAACGTAACACGATATGAAACTATAATAACCATGACCAACTTTGCCATAGTAAACTGTCAAATATATGGAAGAAATGCACTTAAACTTAAG GGCTTTTTTCTCATGAACTGTCCGGACTTAACGCCTTTGGCTTCCCAGCTGATATATCTTAACTTATCCTTTAATGACCTCAGTCACTTCCCCACAGAA gtattttgtcttaaaaatttacaaatactaTTGCTGAGAAATAATCCTATCAAAGAAATCCCTTCTGAAATTCAACAACTTAAGTTCCTTAGAATTTTCAGCATTGCCTTTAATTTGATTACTACTCTTCCACCTGG GTTATTCTCGTTGTCCCATCTTGAGGAACTTGATATTTCCTACAATAGTATTGATTCTATTCCAAATGAAATCCAGAAACTCAG ATCACTTGAAAAACTGAATGTTGATGGGAATGATCTAACGAGTTTTCCTCCTGCGATTTTGAAGCTTAacctgaaaaaaatccaatttgagAATACTTACACTCATCCTactctttggaaagaaaattcaCTGAATAGCCCGCAGCATCTCACTCaacttacttcttttttctttttaaaaaataatctacataAATATTACGATGAGATCCCAGTGGAAATTCAAAAGCTACTAAAATG CACATCTAGATGTGAATGGTGTAACGGTCCCAAGTTTGGTGAAGGTTTTCAAGTCATCCGATCCTATGATGTTTCTGGAGCAACGCACCTTCCTGTTTTGTTTCATGTCTGTTCTTCTTCCTGCtacagaaaagtgaaagaaagcagttttttttcagagaatattCCTAGTGGAATAATAGTCTAA